The Azotosporobacter soli genome contains a region encoding:
- a CDS encoding DMT family transporter, which produces MRWTGVLAVLASAAGFATVAIFIKYAYEAGASTFTILTVRFSLAALLLAAAAAWRKMTLRLPGKRLRHLLVLGAFGYGLMAILFAASLRHVSASIGALLLYAYPALVTLIAAALGDEKMQRQKALSLLICFIGLGFVLGISFQQLSGLGIALGLASALVYAAYIVFSNRLLKEIPALVAATYVCGAAALLCALGGLLSDSLAFELPLSGWLALAGIAFFGTVVGVLGFLLGMNRVGPANASIISMIEPVITVLLSALLLGDRLSLPQLSGGSLILLGIVLLQLGTARAKKAA; this is translated from the coding sequence ATGCGATGGACGGGAGTGTTGGCTGTGCTGGCCTCGGCAGCCGGTTTTGCGACGGTGGCTATTTTTATCAAATATGCGTATGAGGCCGGAGCGTCGACGTTTACGATTTTGACGGTGCGCTTCTCGTTGGCAGCGTTGCTGCTGGCGGCGGCTGCCGCTTGGCGCAAAATGACGCTGCGCCTGCCGGGGAAAAGGTTGCGCCACCTGCTCGTGCTTGGCGCGTTTGGCTATGGACTGATGGCGATCTTGTTCGCGGCATCGCTGCGTCATGTATCGGCTTCGATCGGCGCGCTGCTGCTTTATGCATATCCGGCTTTAGTGACGCTGATTGCGGCTGCTTTAGGTGATGAAAAAATGCAGCGTCAAAAGGCGCTGTCGCTGCTGATCTGTTTTATCGGTCTGGGTTTTGTGCTGGGGATTTCCTTTCAACAACTCAGCGGTCTCGGCATCGCGTTGGGCTTGGCGTCGGCTTTGGTGTATGCGGCCTATATTGTCTTTAGCAACCGTTTGTTAAAAGAGATTCCAGCCTTGGTGGCCGCGACCTATGTTTGCGGCGCCGCGGCGCTGCTCTGCGCACTCGGCGGCCTGCTAAGCGACAGTTTGGCCTTTGAGCTGCCGCTTTCCGGTTGGCTGGCGCTGGCAGGGATCGCGTTTTTTGGCACAGTGGTCGGCGTGCTTGGCTTTCTGCTCGGCATGAACCGGGTGGGACCTGCAAATGCTTCGATTATCAGCATGATCGAACCGGTCATCACGGTGCTCCTTTCGGCGCTGCTGCTTGGCGACCGACTCAGTCTGCCGCAATTGTCGGGCGGCAGTCTGATTTTGCTCGGCATCGTATTGCTGCAGCTAGGGACGGCGAGAGCGAAAAAGGCGGCGTAA
- a CDS encoding sigma 54-interacting transcriptional regulator, producing MRLRMPCMDRVGLVYEVTQLLAERDINIVAIEVEQGAVFLECQTVEQRRCEELLQALAAVEGIHRVERTFFMPSKERAEQLDAVLTSVQDGIVAINAKGVVTQCNPAAARMLCLQLEEVLGAPVQTELARSLLVKETLRSGAPYRNREVYVECTASYCMVSTIPLRDSSREVVGVVVVIRDNRDVRDLVKKMTAGLPVTFEDIDFVSKTMERVLFQAKRYADSESTILIRGETGTGKELFARALHSASPRAKMQFVPINCAAIPDTLLESELFGYEEGAFTGATKGGKPGLFEMANGGTLFLDEIGEVSAHLQAKLLRVLQERRVRRLGSARETLLDVRIIAATNRNLEEMVSGNLFREDLYYRLNVIPLFLPPLRERPEDIELLAGLFLRRFAEKLRRPVSGFSPDALERLRDYAWPGNVRELENIIERAVNLVDGNQVQSEHILLGKSEGRVGEISQVQFATYQTLEERLAELEKVILQETLKKFRSSRRVGAVLGLSHTAVLKKMRKYGMMNEPAG from the coding sequence ATGCGTTTGCGCATGCCTTGTATGGATCGGGTCGGCCTCGTGTATGAAGTGACGCAGCTGCTGGCTGAACGGGATATAAACATTGTTGCGATCGAAGTGGAGCAGGGCGCGGTTTTTCTCGAGTGCCAGACGGTGGAACAGAGGCGCTGCGAGGAACTGCTGCAGGCATTGGCAGCCGTGGAGGGCATCCATCGCGTGGAGCGGACTTTTTTTATGCCTTCCAAGGAACGTGCGGAACAGCTCGATGCCGTGTTGACATCGGTTCAGGATGGGATTGTCGCGATTAATGCAAAGGGTGTTGTGACGCAGTGTAATCCGGCGGCGGCGCGCATGCTCTGTCTACAACTCGAGGAAGTACTCGGTGCGCCGGTGCAGACGGAACTGGCTCGTAGTCTGCTCGTGAAAGAGACTCTGCGAAGCGGCGCTCCGTATCGAAACCGCGAAGTGTACGTCGAATGTACGGCCAGCTACTGCATGGTGAGCACGATTCCGCTTAGAGACAGCAGTCGTGAAGTCGTCGGCGTGGTTGTCGTGATCCGCGATAACCGTGATGTGAGAGATTTGGTAAAAAAAATGACGGCGGGTCTTCCGGTCACTTTTGAAGATATCGATTTCGTCAGTAAGACGATGGAACGTGTGCTTTTTCAGGCCAAGCGTTATGCCGACAGCGAATCGACGATTTTAATCCGGGGCGAGACCGGAACCGGCAAGGAATTGTTTGCCCGCGCGCTGCACAGTGCATCGCCGCGCGCCAAGATGCAGTTCGTGCCGATTAATTGCGCGGCCATACCGGATACGCTGCTGGAAAGCGAATTGTTCGGTTATGAAGAAGGGGCGTTTACCGGTGCGACGAAAGGGGGCAAGCCGGGGCTTTTTGAGATGGCGAACGGCGGCACGCTGTTTCTTGATGAGATCGGTGAAGTGTCCGCGCATTTACAGGCAAAACTGCTCCGCGTACTGCAGGAACGGCGAGTGCGCCGTCTGGGCAGCGCGCGGGAGACATTGCTCGATGTGCGCATCATTGCGGCGACAAACCGTAATTTAGAAGAGATGGTGAGCGGCAATCTGTTCCGCGAAGATTTGTATTATCGTTTGAACGTCATTCCGCTTTTTCTGCCGCCGCTGCGTGAGCGACCGGAGGATATCGAACTGCTGGCCGGTTTGTTTCTCCGTCGCTTTGCCGAAAAGCTGCGTCGGCCGGTATCCGGCTTTTCGCCGGATGCGCTCGAGAGACTGCGCGATTACGCTTGGCCAGGCAATGTGCGGGAACTTGAAAATATCATCGAACGGGCTGTGAATTTGGTGGACGGCAATCAGGTTCAGAGTGAACATATCCTGTTGGGTAAGTCGGAAGGACGTGTTGGCGAAATCAGCCAGGTTCAGTTTGCGACTTATCAAACGTTGGAAGAACGACTGGCGGAATTGGAAAAAGTGATCCTGCAAGAGACGCTGAAAAAATTCCGTTCTTCCCGCCGCGTCGGCGCGGTTCTTGGTTTGTCGCATACTGCGGTGCTGAAGAAAATGCGCAAATATGGCATGATGAATGAGCCGGCGGGCTAA
- a CDS encoding tyrosine phenol-lyase has product MTRKYMAEPFKIKVVEPIAMTTREQREEAIKRAGYNTFLLRSKECYIDLLTDSGTTAMSDNQWAGMMLGDEAYAGSVNFYQLEGAVQDLYGFKHVVPTHQGRGAENLLSQIAIKPGDYVPGNMYFTTTRAHQELNGANFVDIIIDEAHDSASEHPFKGNVDLNKVKALIEKVGAEKIAYICLAVTVNLAGGQPVSMQNMKELRALTQPLGIKIMFDATRCVENAFFIKEREAAYADKSIREIVKEMFSYGDGATMSGKKDCLVNIGGFLAMNDDMLYQKATQLVVLYEGMPSYGGLAGRDMEAMARGMYESVDYYYIKHRVEQVRYLGERLEEAGVPIVKPIGGHAVFLDARRFLPHIDQDQFPAQALAANLYVEGGVRSMERGIISAGRDKQGNNYHPKLELVRLTIPRRVYTYAHMDVVADSVIELYKQRDSIKGLEMIYEPPVLRFFTARFQPLV; this is encoded by the coding sequence ATGACACGTAAGTACATGGCGGAACCGTTCAAGATCAAAGTGGTGGAACCGATTGCAATGACGACGCGGGAACAGCGGGAAGAGGCGATCAAGCGCGCCGGTTACAACACCTTTTTGCTGCGCTCCAAAGAATGCTATATCGATCTTTTGACAGACAGCGGCACGACCGCGATGAGCGATAATCAATGGGCGGGAATGATGCTCGGCGACGAAGCCTATGCCGGCAGCGTGAACTTCTACCAATTGGAAGGCGCGGTGCAGGATTTGTACGGTTTCAAGCATGTCGTGCCGACGCACCAAGGGCGCGGTGCGGAAAACCTGCTCTCGCAAATCGCGATCAAGCCGGGCGATTATGTGCCGGGCAACATGTATTTTACGACGACGCGCGCACATCAGGAATTGAACGGCGCTAACTTTGTCGACATCATCATCGATGAAGCGCATGACTCCGCTTCGGAGCATCCGTTTAAAGGCAACGTGGATTTGAATAAAGTGAAGGCGCTGATTGAAAAAGTAGGCGCCGAGAAGATCGCCTATATTTGTCTGGCTGTCACGGTCAATTTGGCGGGCGGACAGCCGGTCAGCATGCAGAACATGAAAGAACTGCGCGCATTGACGCAGCCGCTCGGCATCAAGATCATGTTTGATGCGACGCGTTGCGTGGAAAACGCATTCTTCATCAAAGAGCGCGAAGCCGCTTACGCCGACAAGAGCATCCGGGAAATCGTCAAAGAAATGTTCAGTTACGGCGACGGCGCAACCATGAGCGGCAAGAAGGATTGTCTCGTCAACATCGGCGGTTTTCTCGCGATGAATGACGACATGCTCTATCAAAAAGCGACGCAGTTGGTCGTGCTCTATGAAGGCATGCCGAGTTACGGCGGCCTGGCCGGACGCGACATGGAAGCGATGGCGCGCGGCATGTATGAATCGGTGGATTATTATTACATCAAGCATCGCGTCGAGCAGGTACGTTATCTGGGCGAACGCCTGGAAGAAGCGGGCGTGCCGATCGTCAAGCCGATCGGCGGTCATGCGGTATTCCTCGATGCGCGACGTTTCCTGCCGCATATCGACCAGGACCAATTCCCGGCGCAGGCGCTGGCGGCCAATCTGTATGTCGAAGGCGGCGTACGCAGCATGGAACGCGGCATCATTTCCGCCGGTCGTGACAAACAGGGCAACAATTACCATCCGAAACTGGAACTGGTTCGCCTGACGATTCCGCGCCGCGTATACACGTATGCGCATATGGATGTCGTGGCCGATTCGGTGATCGAGCTTTACAAACAACGCGACAGCATCAAAGGACTCGAAATGATTTACGAACCGCCGGTGCTGCGTTTCTTCACCGCACGATTCCAACCGCTAGTTTAA